In Lactuca sativa cultivar Salinas chromosome 5, Lsat_Salinas_v11, whole genome shotgun sequence, the DNA window cgattttctcgaaccatcgagttagggaaatgacacctccagtgccatcaaaggttgtgggtttcgcgttcatgaagtctttgtaggaacccCCTCTTCGGTGTTCCTGGTTGTCTTCTggattttggggctggggaccacctccggAGCCACCGGGATTCATTTGTGACATAGCTGCCACCATTGCAGCAGTCAAAACTGCTTGAAGTGATGCGAGATCGAATTAAGGagaaggtggtggcggaggaggattgtcgttgttcttcgagctgggtctctttcttggaggcatcttgatctaaaaagatcaggaaagagaggattatAAGTCCtccgaattgaatcaagagatattgaacaggggatatctcatcaagacagatatagcatcatactaagcgataaagcaggaaagagttatcaagacagaacattttatcgctagcgGAATGATCAAGTAACTTCACGAATACGAGGATTTTCTACGAaagattggctcgagaaatactcccatagtatttcatggttcgctgcagcgacgatttgttgtttgagatattaggtaagttttaggcatgttgcgtaccacagtcactcccaagcacatgttggccgtgtctcgaatgaatatagttggccaggccatattgatcctagacacgactacataactgcccaggtttaaccgcagtgtacaacacccatttacttatgttttgttctacttgtagttacggatttcggcggttcggtatacttgtatacctttgaaaatacttatagttttgaagatacttttatttcagagcactgaggccctttagtgtttatagttttataccatgtaaggtttggtatactctgttcactataaacaaggactctgataccaatctttcacaccccgaaaatcaaaggcggaaacatttccgaggTGGACTACcacgttgtgtatcaaatccaatgtacatagtaatcacagtaaacaaacattacattacatatatatgaaagtttacatttgttccaaaagtaaagttatacaagaTATACATATGCATCATATTAACAAACGCTGAGACGAGTCTTTCACGCACTCCGTCTTCATCAAAAGAGAtgaccgggtacctgtctaacttggacctgagaatacaagcggtttgaaaatcagcataaagctggtgagttcataagcggttttgttttatgaaaatgtatcgatttcctttaatTTCCGAAAAGacttgttatccaagaaaatcccatattttcttatgtgaaGTTGGTTTAGTTATCATTCATTACCAATTCGATTACGTGTTGTgttttaccccaggaaaatcccatattttcctaattgtaagatcAGTTGTATATCATAAAGTATAGTTTAACACACAAAACTATATAATGAAAATcttgggatcactatcccgaaagagatataagatagtttgacaCATATGAAGGTACAAATTTAAgatcatgggactatcatcccggactAGACATGAGATaagttgatatatatatggaaataaagattgaaaaccatgggatcactatcccggaTAAGATACAGATTTggaaaaaccatgggatcactatcccgtataagatatagatacaaaaccatgggattactatcccgtatAAGATATAGTTAAAGACCATGGGGAAAGACATCCCGCACAAGTTATATATacaaaccatgggattactatcccgtatAAGATATAGTTAAAGACCATGGGGAAAGACATCCCGCACAAGTTATAtatacaaaaccatgggattactatcccgtatAAGATATAGTTAAAGACCACGGGGAAAGACATCCCGCACAAGTTATATatacaaaaccatgggatcactatcccgtataagatatagattctaaacccAAACTGTGAATAAGCTAATATTAATACAtgttgtgagtcgggtaaccatactaaTACGACAacgtgacctccttgacgtttgtcagacgtcgAAACGATATCcagaaatttgtcaccccaggcgtgcccgcctaactgtagctagcagttaaggtgtgggattgtcagtcccaaatagatctattcacaaattccgcgctctccctccaggagactctggttacacttccagggaggatttactgatcatccataaagggtagtgactatctcacaaaccagtactaaactattcacagggttctcataagACATCGACATACAgaagattatgaaacatagtaCAGTAAAtgtagatacatacaatgaaattatctgacaatacattcaaatgatacggagataaactgaatcagacatagtttatctaataactggaTATAGATATCGACATATGGTAGAAAGAACAGTAAAgacccccaaattattcccataataatttgattagtttgattgtttccttaACTAAAATTcttttagttgtaattgataagtcattccttatgctcagcataatacataaggagtaaaagagtttataagtttgtcaGATATAATTTGAAACATATCAATGttttgatttgaaaacagttgtagtttgcttgtattccccccctgaaaacattgaaaacagtgaaaaagccgtaggggtatgaactcaccggacgagatatgagacggtttggatgctaagagttgatccggaaCTTGTAAaagcacgaggttcctaattatgatgtaaagatacacatttgtatctaattaggacttagattgattgttggatagggacaattgcttcaagtcgcgataACACtctgatacaagtgtttggagggacccgggtggcgtttagggacaTGAATGATGCGAGGGACTTAGGAAATGAGTTGGGACTTCAAAGGAACACCccttttagggagtttacggccacaagacccattccccatgagtttacggccgtaaactcatggtggggtcaaATGTGGGCAAAAGTGATTTCAAACACTTAGGGGAATTTTTCTAGGtttggttcaaagtcttggaatgGATTTTTAACATCAAAATGacacattttagggagtttacggcctagcatggtctcatggccgtaaactcctataaatccaTGAAAAGTTGTGTTTTTGGATCCcaaactaatcacatgtgattgctaaaattgtACCAAAGCCTTATATGCATTTGTTTGAGGATTTGAaaggatttttggagtttacggccaatgagacccctctcatggccgtaaactctcttaaagAGCAATTCCATGTGTTTTAATGCTAAAAACTTGTTTgtatggacttctaaaattcattccaaggctttaggggtggtTTAAGGCCATTTTGACAtgtgtttatgagtttacggccaaaggctatgtgcttaggccgtaaactccaatatgtggtgtgtttgatgtgtttaaggcctccaaaccatttttagatgattctaggatttaccacaaggtcATTGGCTGAGTTTCAGGGCATTTGGGCATGTTTTAGGGCACTTAATCCCccttttagaggagtttacggcccaagcacataccTTGGCCGTAAGCTCTTATTTGTCCCCCAAAAATGATGTTTCAAGTGTCTAAATGCAATTATCAATGTTCTATAATTCATAACTAAGACAtataagtgatttggaagggtttaagggcatgaaaaccctagatatatgagtttacggcccaagaatgatccttggccgtaaactccttcaaacatcacaaagttcatgttttaaatgttctaagtccatatcttgaagtcccttagccatatctaaagtccaaatgagtttaggaaggagtttaagggcttaaaacccttcaaattggtgtttacggcctcggcagcctcctgggccgtaaactcatatacgttgtcccatttcatgattaaatgtcgaatttggaagccaattatgctatagattaaggctaggaaggtaccttagggatatgaggccttaaatttgagttttggacccttaaacttggatttaggagagaggttagagagagagtagagagagaaggaaaaagcttcaaatggatgctagaacacgtttatataggtcttAAAACTTGTacgcggtggaattctacccgataccgacgttaaacgcggcttttggtcgcacccgattaagtttccgtcacccggcggggacatttctaaaacttatgaaatgaTTATATTCGGGCTAATTACGTGAGTTCCTGAGTGATTTAGACactcattaaataaaataatcatataagttTTAATAATTAACTCCAAAAAGAAAACGGAACGAATTTGATAACGGCGAcctttcgggtagaacgggttttggcGACGaacaatttcgggttgttacagttcTAATCATAAAAGCTTTACTTTCCATGTGAGGATGTTGGGGGTCACTATTATTTAAAATATGACAATAGTTTCTTTTATTAATATAGATTGAATTACCAATTTATAATTTcgtttgtatttattttaaaatttactttaaaaaaagcttaatgtttacaccttaatatttatttatttttaattaagttgTATAGTACATAGGTCTCAAATCTAGTTAATAATAAATGATTTTCAATTTTGTTCCGTATAaatactttataataataattttgtTCCATCCAACTACTTTCTTATAATTTAAAAATTTTTGCCATTAATTTATAGTTTTGACTTTTTTTTCTATAGTTGTGAAACTTTCTTCTGTTATCAAATTTTCTATCATTATATTTAACTCTACCTCTTCTAATAAACCAatgttgtaaaaaaaatgttcgacGTTTCCTAGTCGGTAGATTACAGTTAAAAGATTAATCAACTACCTGATGATTAATCGGATAATTAAGCGGAGATCATTGCTGATTCattgaattttataaaattaaatatgactaatataaatataaagttcgtaaatactattaatattataacaaAATAAGCTAATATAATTAATACAATATTAATCATACTATAAATAatttctattgagatataacttctttAAGATTTTAAAATTTCATTGTTTTCTTCTGATTCGTTCAATTTTAATCATAGATTAATCATTAGACGCCTTCTATTCAGTCGGGTAGCATATATGgactaattagaaattaattgggACTTAGTCGTGATTTTTATAACTCTGTCAAAACCTAAAATTGCCATTTACCCCTCTATTAAAAAACTATTATACAAGTTACATCCTTTTCTATTTGTATTTCGTTATATTTCCATTTAAAATGTATATTAGAAAGGACTATTATACAAGTGACATCATTTTCTATTTGTATTTCGTTATATTTCCATTTAAAATGTATATTAGAAAGGACTATATATTATACAAGTGACATCATTTTCtatttgtatttcattatatttccatttaaaatgtatattagaaaagacagaaaatattttttttcaatatattAACAATATCAATTATTAACTCATTTCAAACTTCAAATCCTCTAATCTTAAGCAATATCTTTATTTTTAGATGTTTTTTAACAAATATTTCGTTATACCATATATAATTGTTGTTGCCATATTTAATATatcaaatttaattttttaacattatacttttatgtTTTTctcattaatcataaattaaacaacattattaaaATTTAATAACCATATCAAATATTATTTATACATAAGATCGTAAACTTAACAATATACAttagtttttatataaaaaaatttctttGTAATTGGACTGTGAATatctttttttattatataattttttttattgttacgTAACACGTGTTTATAACCTAGTTGACGAATAAAACCAGGTTTGATAAATAATTTCGGCTAAGAGCATCtaaaattataagtttttataTAGCTTATTACCATACATGTATATTTTATTACCACTTAATGTCATTGGATTTGATAacttatttgttttatatatatatatatatatatatatatatatatatatatatatatatatatatatatatatatatatatatatatatatatatatatatatatatatatatatagacttaggTCCAAATGTtctcactatctattgtgtgtatgtataattaattctggaccaatcatgttagttattttaaaaaagtaattaatgcatattaaatgctaaagatgtaattaatatccattatatctctaacatgtaatatgcattaattagtttattaaaataaataaaataattgatccagaatcaatcatacatgcatacaatagataatgaaaacaaaataatctaaccatatatatatatatatatatatatatatatatatatatatatatatatatatatatatatatatatatatatatatatatatatatatatatatattgagttcTCAATATACTTTTactaaattttatatataatccCTTCTACCTTAAGTATATTTCATTTTACCTCTTTAATTATAATTTACTTGtagataatttttatttatttactaattaattataCCTATTAAAAATTTAATGACATCTCATTTATAAGATATAAATTAAatgcttttaatttatttttgtaaCTACAACATAATAATTTTTCGtattttatacatacaaataGTAAAACGATATATTTGTATTTATACATTCATCTTAAAATATTATTTGTGTTTAAAAAATAGACGAATTAAACATGGAGGTTTTATAAAGGCCAATTTTGTATAGgtcatttttaaacatcaaaatattatatttgtctAATTTAACGTTTAAATAAATTACTTACTTTTTACCAacttttaaaatatcatatttatccaaatttttatttttaagatttCTAGACATattatattcatttatttttattaatttaccaTAATACCATTTTTCTATATTCTGAGTCCTATTTCATGCTGACACAATTTTTGATAATTGCTTCAGTGCACGAATCATGTCTTTAATAACCAAAGTCCTTAACTTCTCACCATTGGGCTTTAATCGATAACTTTTACCTAATTAGAGGTCTTGATTTCCTAATAAACAAAAACTTAACTTTGTATAGGCTAGTTCTACGGTAATTTTCATTACTTGAAGAGGTCATTTACTGTTCTAGAAGGTTTGCACTGATGAACTCCCACAAAATGTTATAGATAAATGTTAATTTTGACATTGATGAGACGTATTCTTCTAGAAGGGTTTTCACTCTATGTGGATCCTGATTTTAAGGTTCTAGACATTTGTTAATCAAACTTGATTCATGATTCTTGTTTTCAACTAGGTTGAATAGGTTTGAGGAGCTAACGACTCTGGTTATCAAAGAGAGATAGATTCAGGTGACCGAAACAGAAACAGTTACTAAGAAAAGTTAAAATGGGCTCGAATTTATAACTATCTAAGGTATAATAGTCACTTTATAAAAATAAttgattataaaatatttaaagaaaaattaaaataaagattTGAGCAAGATATTTTGAAAGTTATGAAGGTAGATAGAATATTTAGAATTTATATTGAACAAATATGGTATTTTGATATTTTAGAAGTACATATTCGAAATTCTTCCACGTAAAGGATTTTAAATAGATGAGGATAAATTACTTATATTTATAAAACAAACTTTTAAATAAACTTAACCATTGGAATGATAACTTATTTAGAGGTCAAAATTAAAGATTAATTATATGAAGATGTGACACTTATTCTAATTGATACCGGAGATGCTCTTAGTATTCTAAATCCATTCACTCAACTAAAAGTCCTAACTTTGTGTTAGTATTTTCCTCGTGTGAGTTGAGGAAATATATCAGGCTTTCGTTGTTCGTTGCTCTTCGTTCTTGCTGTCCTCTCTCGTTGTTTctacttcttttctttctttgaaTTTGAACATCCCAACACCATTTCAAAGCTCTAGTCACAGGCTTGAAAGCCAAAAGTTGAAGGGTAAGAAGATGTATGCTTGAAGACAAAGTTGTATCATTCCTATTTGGGTGTTGGGGTTATGTGGAATTTCTATGtcattataaaaataaaagttaggAGGTAAACTTagttttcaaatttcaaaagaaTGGAACAAAAAATACACAAAGTTTCATATAAAGAGAACTTGAATGATAAAATCTCTTAACAAAAAAGTTTAGGGTCCCTAAGTTAAACAAATCTGAATCTTGGTTATATTTAACTATACTGAACTTAGTTATACCTTGAAAACGTGTATTTGGAAGTACCTGGATCCGAGGGGTTTACAGAATTAGCACCAGGGTTAGAATGCATTGCATCTGGCATGGGATTTTGTGATATCGTTTCCATAACCTTCATCTTCAAGGCTATCTTCCGCAAATAATCATTCTGCAAACCAAATATTATGAAGATTTAAACTTATCCGTATATATATGGCAAAATGATATATCACCAATCAAAAGCAAAAGctattataataaaaaaacacaTCGCAAAACCTGATTTGCAGTTGTTGGAGAAGTATAAATCTTCTGTTCAAATTTCAAAGCTATTTTTCTTAGTTCTTGTAGCCCCTCTGCCTCAGCCTCTGGTCCAGAAATCGGAATATATCTCTTCAAGATATCAGTTCTACGTAATATCAACATGTATCAGTCAAAAGAAGTAGGTAACTTTTTGAAGATATTTCCTATATAAAGCCTGTTTTTACCAGtcaaaaaaattatagaaaaccAGCCACAACAAGCAATCCAAGTGTAATTGCAATTCAAGAAGTGTAAGGAAACTAGTGAGAAAAAAAACACAGCCATGCTGAATACGTAAAAAGTTTGAAACATTACAAAAGCAATAAGCCCCAAAAGAATCTATACTTTCAGAATGTTAGATGTGTGAACATTCTTTTTGAGTATATATTTCTGTAAGCATGGTAATTAATTTTAGGGGTCTATTAGCTTAGGTGTGTGTTTTTTTCTTCCCTTTTCTTGTAATAGTTTCTTTGTCGATTAatataaacaatatgatttcttagGGTAAGATTAGCAACACAATCCCATAAGCTAACATCACCATCGTTATAGACTTACAGTAAGATAAATTCTTAGcagataagcataaacaaattcttaaagaaaaaaaatacgtaAACACACATCTTGTTCACGATCCTGTTCCGTGAAATATCTGTCAGCTGAGACCTCCAATCACCAGATTCCATAGAGGACTCACAAACAGTGTTACTTCAGTTATCGAACTGCGATTTGAGTTTTGAATTAGCATGTGATCAAACATATCAGCATAATATATGTTTAGATGTTTCGCTTGAAGCAATCTACAAAGCTTAAACTTAATTCATGAGTGATAGTGAAAACAAGAATTAAATAGCTAGCTTACATTAAGGGATTGGACGTAGCTGCTCTTTCTCCCTGTCTATCAGAAAAAAGCGAAATCTATCGATCCAAAAGTAAACGAGATGAGAGAATTTGAACCGATTGAGTGTAGTTGTAGGAAAGTCAAATTGCATATATAAGGTCTTGGTCGCTGATTTATGGACCCTCCTTCGACGAAATAGTGAACAAAATCCACATGGACGAATTTATTATGTTAAGGGCATCTGGAATGCATAATTAATTGGTTAAATTAAGAGAAAATTTCAAAAAAGTTTCCTAAGATTTTGTATTTTTTTGCAGTTTTAGCTTAAAAATGTTTGGACTTGCAGCATTGattcaaatttgattttttttacatattatatatatatatatatatatatatatatatatatatatatatatatatatatatatatatatatatatatatatatatatatatatatatatatatatatatttcttttgtGATTTTGGCCCTTCAAGGTAACAAAGGTTACTTCTCATGGTTAACTTGTACCACATGCGTATAAGGCATGGGGCATTTTCCTCAAACTGCTGGTATAACACCCaacattttatatattaaaataatatgatttgtaaaacatttttttGTCATAGGACCCCATTTGTAAATTATGGTACTAAAAATTTTCAACTCATTTACAAATATATTTGTAAAACTATCAATTCGTTTATTACAATTGATACAAATAAACCATTATAAAGCTGCTAGGTTGTTTACATTAATGGAGATTTATGATATTTAAATAATTTTACATAAGATAATCAATGTCTCCCAAGCTACATTGTTTTGGACACAAAATtattatgaaaatcatttaataAAACTGTATATTAAAATGCATTTATAAACACAATGTAGACCATGTTATGCATGTTCTCACTCAATACAAGTCTTCTCGGGCCTTCCCGAGCCTCAGCTACCTGTCGATTCTAATATCGAAAAGGATGACCCCAAATAGGTTAGTCACCAAAGGTGACTCGGTATGCTAACTGATACGAGGAAGTAATCCTTCATAGCACGATCCCGTAAGTACACCTGTAATTTGGCTAGTCATAATAAGTGACTTAGAACGTTGATCTTTACTAAAGAACaaatcatccgggcaaggcccaAGACATAGTACACGTGGAGCCCTTGGGCAACATGCTcgaattcccaggtattattcatttatttatttttggtaaattgtgaggagactcggcgagttggaggctagactcgccgagtaggatcgcggatttggacgtgggttcgcgtccggactcggcgagtccacgctgtttaatgaaaccctaatttcccggccctgagccctatttaaagggccttataacccttcattgcggctaccttcgaccttgagagcactaGAGCACCTgtgagtccttgtgagtgagaaaagaggccattattcttcatctttgtgtgtgtgttagcaagaagggaagaggaaggcTAACTTGGAGgattggggagcttggatctacttccattttgggcagaggaagctatttgaggtattattcagagcttattctcgtgtttttatgtatatggtcaaatctagggtttcttcatgccttgtaatttgagtgtgagaggtccctttgagaattggtacctagatctggatcttagtaggtccagagactCCCAAATGCCTTGTTTTATGCCTatccttttgagttggggacttaggttaccattttagatgtcatttcaccaaaagaagccttgtaagcgttgcatggtagccaagattgtaactttacgtgataaatgtgcttggaaggactggatctatgagttattggagCGGATCTggcctcaggagtgagtttgagttcatgcatggcttagactcgccgagtccgaagaacagaatcggcgagtagcttgaagattgcctttaaccactcagcgagtggtcttaccgagttatgggttgactcagtgagtcacggagagtcagagagggttgacaggtggactgagtcaagctggaactcaccgagttgttcttgagactcggcgagttgagtcgtggtggccccgcgattcatgccaggtggaactcgtcgagtcaggtgtcacacccccgaaccagacggcggaaacgtccgggggctgtcgtgactcaattgaataccataacattgaatatatatgaaacataacaacattcgtcaccatgcattaatatagtacaaccagtagaatttacatgaagtacattgtttaaacatttcattcctaaaaataaattgttcgattcgtacatcaataaactgcaagccatcaccgaatatgttttcctttggttcactggttccctgagaatacaagtattttgaaaaacgtcaacatatgaaatgttggtgagttcataagtagtgtttggaatccaatgtttgtattgtttgaaaaccaccagaaaatccgatattttctgaaaagaaaagcttttgaaaacgtttgtgaagatccataggtatgcttgtttgtttctatacttgtaaaaaaaaattgttcatttaagttgtatgcatttcaaatctgtatgtattgaaaaccctaggaaaacccgatgttttcctaattccttgaattccatgaagttacattgaaaccattgcatagcgtgtagtgtcagtcccaggcgacgttggattattttgagcatgattagttgctacaaacacgcattacacaaacgaccagtttatagctatactaacgatcccgtaggcgtcgtccgtattaatcacgttatccaatcgccctgactatgtgtagtcccacatccgaagagaaagaggacacgaaggcctcgatgactccattaaccggttggggataaaaatgtacgaggggtccctgacccgccccgcatgaaatgtagactttactagcaataccaaaggacccttggggaccagtagtgtacaagccattgaaagtccttttacgttgtgtcagatcggtaaaacccaacacttcgtaaaataaatgtcttcgggccttaagatcaggtcattgggctagctaggctcaacgaacaagattttacacttttggggcccaaagatggtgcgtagacgtctgtgcacactcgcatgtataatgaattaccaaacgttattagtatgaatcgtagtgtcgtagtgtcatagcgtcgtagtgtcgtagtgtcgtagtgttagtagttgcggatttctattggttcgagaccgaaccaattcgtttaacaacgacttttggtattgtaatgtattgtatttcgtcgatagtcgcggtgccatcatttgatcaacttgcatgtattgaatcagccttg includes these proteins:
- the LOC111890000 gene encoding mediator of RNA polymerase II transcription subunit 15a isoform X1, whose translation is MESGDWRSQLTDISRNRIVNKITDILKRYIPISGPEAEAEGLQELRKIALKFEQKIYTSPTTANQNDYLRKIALKMKVMETISQNPMPDAMHSNPGANSVNPSDPEIPHNPNTQIGMIQLCLQAYIFLPFNFWLSSL
- the LOC111890000 gene encoding mediator of RNA polymerase II transcription subunit 15a isoform X2; the encoded protein is MESGDWRSQLTDISRNRIVNKITDILKRYIPISGPEAEAEGLQELRKIALKFEQKIYTSPTTANQNDYLRKIALKMKVMETISQNPMPDAMHSNPGANSVNPSDPGPS
- the LOC111890000 gene encoding mediator of RNA polymerase II transcription subunit 15a isoform X3, which codes for MESGDWRSQLTDISRNRIVNKITDILKRYIPISGPEAEAEGLQELRKIALKFEQKIYTSPTTANQNDYLRKIALKMKVMETISQNPMPDAMHSNPGANSVNPSDPGPS